A genomic stretch from Aedes albopictus strain Foshan chromosome 2, AalbF5, whole genome shotgun sequence includes:
- the LOC109420732 gene encoding embryonic polarity protein dorsal-like: MAQKPYIVITEQPQSKALRFRYECEGRSAGSIPGVSSTAEQKTFPTIEIRGYTGRVVVVVSCVTKDPPYRPHPHNLVGKEGCKKGVCTVEINNSSMSYTFSNLGIQCVKKKDIKDALQLREEIRVDPFKTGYGHGKQPASIDLNAVRLCFQAFLEGQQRGHFTNPLVPVVSDIIYDKKAMSELVICKLSHVAATMAGGKEVILLCEKVVKEDIAVRFYEEQQGKIVWEDHGEFPHSNVHKQVAISFRTPRYRSLDVEHSVMVHIQLKRPSDGATSEPVPFELIPVDGDNYCKKRKRSQFNSSEITDARREYAAAQIKPPGPSVKIEPKDSHLQQSFVTQSTYRNPADSPENVMTPMTPASPFEGAVGYQTGNEYYAVNQRYQSNYNNFSAAGPSNGLPLYQQHQYQQMGVHYGAMNNLGGALANVPATGQQGFNLHQPHPQQQQQMTDNLDCLLDMELAKGFPINSSEIKTMMGQFGEPYRVQQEEENLSNSFTRLTTSTINNANK, translated from the coding sequence ATGGCCCAAAAGCCGTACATCGTAATCACCGAACAACCACAGTCGAAAGCACTGCGGTTTCGCTACGAATGCGAAGGACGATCGGCTGGTTCGATACCGGGCGTTAGCAGTACGGCAGAGCAGAAGACATTTCCCACAATCGAAATTCGCGGCTATACTGGCCGGGTGGTGGTGGTTGTTTCGTGCGTCACTAAGGATCCACCCTATCGACCGCACCCGCACAATCTGGTCGGCAAGGAAGGCTGCAAGAAGGGTGTCTGCACGGTGGAAATCAACAACAGCAGCATGAGTTATACGTTCAGCAATCTGGGGATTCAGTGCGTGAAGAAAAAGGACATTAAGGATGCGCTTCAATTACGTGAGGAGATTCGAGTAGATCCGTTCAAAACGGGCTACGGCCATGGCAAACAACCGGCGTCGATCGACCTTAACGCCGTTAGGCTCTGCTTCCAGGCGTTCCTAGAAGGACAACAGCGAGGTCATTTCACGAATCCACTAGTGCCTGTAGTTTCCGATATAATCTACGACAAGAAAGCTATGTCCGAGTTGGTGATTTGCAAACTAAGCCACGTCGCAGCGACGATGGCCGGGGGTAAAGAAGTGATTTTATTGTGTGAAAAGGTGGTGAAAGAGGACATAGCGGTACGTTTCTATGAGGAACAGCAAGGAAAAATTGTGTGGGAAGATCATGGTGAATTTCCACATTCAAACGTACATAAACAAGTGGCTATAAGTTTTCGTACACCGAGATATCGATCGTTGGATGTTGAACATTCAGTGATGGTGCATATACAGCTGAAAAGACCATCGGATGGAGCAACCAGTGAACCGGTACCATTTGAGTTGATCCCAGTGGACGGAGACAATTACTGCAAGAAACGTAAACGGTCCCAGTTTAACAGTTCTGAGATTACCGATGCACGTCGAGAATACGCTGCTGCTCAAATTAAACCACCAGGACCATCGGTGAAAATTGAGCCGAAAGATTCCCATTTACAACAGAGCTTCGTCACACAAAGCACCTATCGTAATCCAGCGGACTCCCCCGAAAATGTCATGACGCCGATGACACCCGCCTCGCCATTTGAAGGTGCCGTCGGTTATCAAACCGGCAATGAATACTATGCAGTTAATCAACGATATCAAAGCAATTATAATAACTTTTCCGCTGCTGGGCCCTCAAACGGATTGCCACTTTACCAACAGCACCAATACCAGCAAATGGGAGTACACTACGGCGCCATGAACAACCTGGGCGGAGCACTCGCTAATGTACCTGCGACAGGTCAGCAAGGATTCAATCTGCACCAGCCACatccacagcagcagcagcagatgaCCGACAATCTCGACTGCCTGCTGGATATGGAACTAGCAAAAGGATTCCCGATAAACTCGTCGGAGATCAAAACCATGATGGGACAGTTTGGTGAGCCGTATCGGGTGCAGCAAGAGGAGGAAAACCTCTCCAATAGTTTCACCAGACTGACGACCAGTACCATCAATAACGCTAACAAGTGA